DNA sequence from the Synechococcus sp. MU1617 genome:
CGAGTGCCACCATCGCCTCAACCATCGGCACGGCCCGAGGCAGAACGCATGGGTCATGTCGTCCTTTCCCCGCGAGTGTGGTTGCCTTGCCATCGGAATCGATGGTCTGCTGCTCTTTGCGGATCGTGGCCGTTGGCTTGAAGGCCACCCGGATCACAATCGTCTCACCATTGCTGATCCCTCCCTGGATGCCACCCGAGTTGTTGGTGGCGGTCTTCAGCCGACCATCGTCGCTCGGCAGAAAGGCATCGTTGTGCTCGCTGCCCTTCAACAGCGTTCCATCGAAACCGGAACCAATTTCAAATCCCTTGGTGGCCGGTAACGACATCACAGCTTTGGCGAGGTCGGCTTCGAGTTTGTCGAACACCGGCATGCCCAGACCAATCGAGGGATGGCGCACCACGCATTCGATAACCCCTCCGCAGGAATCACCCTCACGGCCAATGGCTTCGATGCGCTCAATCATCCGCTCGGCGATCGCTGGCTCAGGACACCGAACGATGTTGGCCTCCACATCGTTCAGCTGAACTCGCTGCGGGTCGATGCCGGAGGCTTCGATGGTGTGGATC
Encoded proteins:
- the aroC gene encoding chorismate synthase; this translates as MGSSFGDLFRISTFGESHGGGVGVIVEGCPPRLNLSVESIQAELDRRKPGQSHITTPRKEADQVEILSGLLDGETTLGTPIAMVVRNKDQRPGDYKDMAVAFRPSHADATYQAKYGIQARSGGGRASARETIGRVAAGAIAKQLLKQAAGTEILAWVKRIHTIEASGIDPQRVQLNDVEANIVRCPEPAIAERMIERIEAIGREGDSCGGVIECVVRHPSIGLGMPVFDKLEADLAKAVMSLPATKGFEIGSGFDGTLLKGSEHNDAFLPSDDGRLKTATNNSGGIQGGISNGETIVIRVAFKPTATIRKEQQTIDSDGKATTLAGKGRHDPCVLPRAVPMVEAMVALVLADHLLRQQGQCSLW